The following coding sequences lie in one Saccharopolyspora hordei genomic window:
- the kstD gene encoding 3-oxosteroid 1-dehydrogenase, with product MAADRFDVVVVGSGAAGMAAALTAALHGLDTVVVEKAAKFGGSTARSGGGVWIPNNHVLAAAGIPDTPEAARDYLAHIVGDDVSPERQEAFLDAGPRMLAELLPRTPLRMRWVPGYSDYYPEAPGGRAGGRSIEPAPLDGRVLGDLLADLEPDYGKAPAGMVVTQADFRWLNLLARHPRGPLRAVRVGLRWMLARLRRQPLLGRGQALAAGLRAGLRDAGVPVWLNTPLVDLQHEDGRVTGVVVEQDGRPRTLHARRGIVLAAGGFEHNEAMRKQHQRDPIGTDWTVGAKANTGDAILAARRLGAALELMDDAWWGPSIPLPGGPWFCLAERTLPGCIMVNGEGERFVNEAAPYVDAVHAMYGPGDGPARNVPTWLIADQRYRNRYMFAGLGPRQPFPGRWYEHGAIHRAATLEELAERIEVPAAALRTTVERFNGFARSGVDADFHRGESAYDHYYGDPRNKPNPSLAALEVAPFYAVKIVPGDLGTKGGLRTDTHARVLREDGTPIEGLYAAGNTSAAVMGHTYAGPGATLGPAMAFGYLAARHLASGAERAGGTR from the coding sequence ATGGCCGCAGACAGGTTCGACGTCGTGGTGGTCGGCAGCGGAGCCGCCGGCATGGCGGCGGCGCTGACGGCAGCGTTGCACGGGCTCGACACCGTGGTCGTCGAGAAGGCCGCCAAGTTCGGCGGCTCCACGGCCCGGTCCGGCGGCGGTGTCTGGATCCCGAACAACCACGTCCTGGCCGCGGCCGGCATCCCCGACACCCCGGAGGCCGCCCGCGACTACCTGGCCCACATCGTCGGCGACGACGTCAGTCCCGAGCGGCAGGAGGCGTTCCTCGACGCCGGACCGCGGATGCTCGCCGAACTGCTCCCGCGCACCCCGCTGCGCATGCGCTGGGTGCCCGGCTACTCCGACTACTACCCGGAAGCTCCCGGCGGACGGGCCGGTGGGCGCTCCATCGAACCGGCCCCGCTGGACGGCCGCGTGCTCGGCGACCTGCTCGCCGACCTCGAGCCCGACTACGGCAAGGCCCCGGCGGGCATGGTGGTCACCCAGGCGGACTTCCGCTGGCTGAACCTGCTCGCCCGCCACCCCCGCGGCCCGCTCCGCGCGGTGCGCGTCGGGTTGCGCTGGATGCTCGCCCGACTCCGGCGGCAACCGCTGCTCGGCCGGGGCCAGGCGCTGGCCGCCGGGTTGCGGGCCGGGCTGCGCGACGCCGGCGTCCCGGTGTGGCTGAACACCCCGCTGGTCGACCTGCAGCACGAGGACGGGCGGGTCACCGGTGTCGTCGTCGAGCAGGACGGGCGGCCGCGCACGCTGCACGCCCGGCGCGGGATCGTGCTCGCCGCAGGCGGTTTCGAGCACAACGAGGCGATGCGCAAGCAGCACCAGCGCGATCCCATCGGCACCGACTGGACCGTGGGCGCCAAGGCCAACACCGGGGACGCCATCCTCGCCGCGCGGCGCCTCGGCGCCGCCCTGGAGCTGATGGACGACGCCTGGTGGGGACCGTCCATCCCACTGCCCGGCGGACCGTGGTTCTGCCTGGCCGAACGCACCTTGCCCGGCTGCATCATGGTCAACGGCGAGGGCGAGCGGTTCGTCAACGAGGCCGCACCCTACGTCGACGCGGTGCACGCGATGTACGGCCCCGGTGACGGGCCCGCGCGCAACGTGCCGACCTGGTTGATCGCCGACCAGCGCTACCGCAACCGGTACATGTTCGCCGGGCTCGGTCCGCGGCAGCCGTTCCCGGGGCGCTGGTACGAGCACGGCGCCATCCACCGCGCCGCCACCCTCGAGGAGCTCGCCGAACGCATCGAGGTGCCGGCCGCCGCGCTGCGCACGACCGTCGAGCGGTTCAACGGGTTCGCGCGCAGCGGCGTCGACGCCGACTTCCACCGGGGCGAGAGCGCGTACGACCACTACTACGGCGATCCGCGCAACAAGCCCAACCCGAGCCTGGCCGCCCTGGAGGTCGCGCCGTTCTACGCGGTGAAGATCGTGCCAGGCGACCTCGGCACCAAGGGCGGTCTGCGCACCGACACGCACGCGCGCGTGCTGCGCGAGGACGGCACCCCCATCGAGGGCCTCTACGCGGCGGGCAACACCAGTGCCGCCGTGATGGGCCACACCTACGCGGGGCCGGGTGCGACGCTCGGGCCGGCGATGGCGTTCGGGTACCTGGCCGCGCGGCACCTGGCAAGCGGAGCGGAACGAGCGGGAGGGACGAGATGA
- a CDS encoding Rieske 2Fe-2S domain-containing protein, whose translation MTATSNDEVRTIDVGAPPTRFARGWHCLGLAEPFKDGKPHAVEAFGTKLVVFQGEDGELNVLDAYCRHMGGDLSQGTVKGNAIACPFHDWRWSGNGRCTGIPYAKRIPLRARTRAWLAMERNKQLFVWNDPEGNPPPEHVTIPELPEVDSGEWSNWTWDTVRIEGSNCREIVDNVVDMAHFFYIHYAFPTYFKNVFEGHIATQYLTTKGRPDIGAGSYSGADNLVRSEASYYGPSYMIDRLWNEYKGYTIETILINCHYPITADSFVLQWGVLVKKLPGLSDEDADRLAAKIAKNTGVGFLQDVEIWRNKTRIDNPLLCEEDGPVYQLRRWYEQFYVDADQVTEDMVARFEFEVDTTRANEVWEREVAENLARKEAQS comes from the coding sequence ATGACCGCGACGAGCAACGACGAAGTGCGCACCATCGACGTCGGCGCGCCACCCACGAGGTTCGCCCGCGGCTGGCACTGCCTGGGTCTGGCCGAACCGTTCAAGGACGGCAAGCCGCACGCGGTGGAGGCCTTCGGCACCAAGCTCGTGGTGTTCCAGGGCGAGGACGGCGAGCTCAACGTGCTCGACGCCTACTGCAGGCACATGGGCGGTGACCTCAGCCAGGGCACCGTCAAGGGCAACGCGATCGCCTGCCCGTTCCACGACTGGCGCTGGTCGGGCAACGGCCGCTGCACCGGGATCCCCTACGCCAAGCGGATCCCGCTGCGCGCCCGCACCCGCGCGTGGCTGGCGATGGAGCGCAACAAGCAGCTGTTCGTCTGGAACGACCCGGAGGGCAACCCGCCGCCGGAGCACGTCACCATCCCCGAACTGCCCGAAGTGGACTCCGGGGAGTGGAGCAACTGGACCTGGGACACGGTGCGCATCGAGGGCTCGAACTGCCGCGAGATCGTCGACAACGTGGTCGACATGGCGCACTTCTTCTACATCCACTACGCGTTCCCGACGTACTTCAAGAACGTCTTCGAGGGCCACATCGCCACCCAGTACCTGACCACGAAGGGCCGGCCGGACATCGGCGCGGGCAGCTACTCCGGTGCGGACAACCTGGTCCGCTCGGAGGCGTCGTACTACGGGCCGTCGTACATGATCGACCGGCTGTGGAACGAGTACAAGGGCTACACCATCGAGACGATCCTGATCAACTGCCACTACCCGATCACCGCGGACTCCTTCGTGCTGCAGTGGGGCGTGCTGGTCAAGAAGCTGCCCGGGCTCTCCGACGAGGACGCCGACCGGCTGGCCGCCAAGATCGCCAAGAACACCGGCGTCGGCTTCCTGCAGGACGTGGAGATCTGGCGGAACAAGACCCGGATCGACAACCCGCTGCTGTGCGAGGAGGACGGCCCGGTGTACCAGCTGCGCCGCTGGTACGAGCAGTTCTACGTGGACGCCGACCAGGTCACCGAAGACATGGTGGCGCGCTTCGAGTTCGAAGTGGACACCACGCGGGCCAACGAGGTGTGGGAGCGCGAGGTCGCGGAGAACCTGGCGCGCAAGGAGGCGCAGAGCTGA
- a CDS encoding acetaldehyde dehydrogenase (acetylating), with protein MVGSGNIGTDLLHKLVRSPHIEPRWMVGIDPDSAGLRRAADLGVTVSAEGVDWLLDNHRPDLVFEATSAGVHRANAPRYAEAGIRAIDLTPAAVGPYVVPPVNLDQNLDAPNLNLITCGGQATIPVVHAVSRVVPVEYAEIVASVASVSAGPGTRANIDEFTRTTSTGIEVLGGARRGKAIIVLNPADPPVIMRDTIFCAIPDDADTDAIAASVERMAAEIAEYVPGYRLLAEPQFDPPSAATGGTARVAIFVEVEGAGDFLPPYSGNLDIMTAAAVRVAEQLVQREALR; from the coding sequence ATCGTCGGGTCCGGCAACATCGGGACGGACCTGCTGCACAAGCTGGTCCGCTCCCCGCACATCGAACCGAGGTGGATGGTCGGCATCGACCCGGACAGCGCCGGGCTGCGGCGGGCCGCGGACCTGGGCGTGACGGTCAGCGCCGAGGGTGTTGACTGGTTGCTGGACAACCACCGGCCCGACCTGGTCTTCGAGGCCACCTCGGCCGGGGTGCACCGGGCCAACGCGCCCCGCTACGCCGAAGCCGGCATCCGCGCCATCGACCTCACCCCGGCGGCGGTCGGGCCGTACGTGGTGCCGCCGGTGAACCTGGACCAGAACCTCGACGCGCCGAACCTCAACCTGATCACCTGTGGTGGCCAGGCCACCATCCCGGTGGTGCACGCGGTCTCGCGGGTGGTGCCGGTCGAGTACGCCGAGATCGTGGCCTCGGTGGCCTCGGTGTCGGCGGGCCCCGGAACCCGCGCCAACATCGACGAGTTCACCCGCACGACCAGCACCGGGATCGAGGTGCTCGGCGGGGCGCGGCGCGGGAAGGCGATCATCGTGCTCAACCCGGCCGACCCGCCGGTGATCATGCGCGACACCATCTTCTGCGCGATCCCCGACGACGCCGACACCGACGCGATCGCCGCCTCCGTCGAGCGGATGGCCGCCGAGATCGCCGAGTACGTGCCCGGCTACCGGCTGCTCGCCGAGCCCCAGTTCGACCCGCCGTCGGCCGCCACCGGCGGCACGGCGCGGGTGGCGATCTTCGTCGAGGTCGAGGGCGCGGGCGACTTCCTGCCGCCGTACTCGGGGAACCTCGACATCATGACCGCCGCCGCGGTGCGGGTGGCCGAACAGCTCGTGCAGAGGGAGGCACTGCGATGA
- a CDS encoding FAD-binding protein, whose amino-acid sequence MVQRSTLHADVVVIGFGAAGACAALEAASTGARVVVLDRFAGGGATALSGGVVYAGGGTDVQRAAGVSDTPEAMFAYLRQEVGDAVSERTLRRFCEGSAEMVRWLAQHGVPFEGSLCPYKTSYPSNRHYLYYSGSEAAGGFRDAAPPAPRGHRAKGRGTSGKVLHAALAAAVRRAGVRVLTQTRARELVVDADGRVCAVDCERLTGPAARAHRVIGEVAAKPGLYVPKLARVLHRQVERLERRAEPLRVHADRAVVIAAGGFIANRQMLREHAPAYRGGLPLGTQGDDGSGIRLGQAVGGATAKLDRVSAWRFITPPSALLSGLVVGPSGTRIGDESRYGAALGQEVVEEHGRRAWLLIDQRVRRAARSQLRSQTVWFQRLQAEYLLATAATGDTLEAVAGKAGIDPRALADAVERHNRAARSGEPDPAGKPAEFVQVLDQPPYALLDLSVRPTVAYPCPMLTLGGLRVDEDTGQVLDVRGDPVPGLFAAGRSAVGICSNSYVSGLSLADCVFSGRRAGLHSVKELTDADR is encoded by the coding sequence ATGGTCCAGCGCAGCACGTTGCACGCCGATGTGGTGGTCATCGGCTTCGGCGCGGCCGGGGCCTGCGCGGCGTTGGAGGCGGCGAGCACCGGGGCCCGGGTGGTGGTGCTCGACCGGTTCGCCGGCGGTGGGGCGACTGCGCTGTCCGGCGGTGTCGTCTACGCCGGGGGCGGCACGGACGTGCAGCGCGCCGCCGGGGTCTCCGACACGCCCGAGGCGATGTTCGCCTACCTGCGGCAGGAGGTGGGGGACGCGGTCTCGGAGCGCACGTTGCGCCGGTTCTGCGAGGGCAGTGCCGAGATGGTCCGCTGGCTGGCCCAGCACGGCGTGCCCTTCGAAGGCAGCCTGTGCCCGTACAAGACGTCGTACCCGAGCAACCGGCACTACCTCTACTACTCGGGCAGCGAAGCCGCCGGCGGCTTCCGCGACGCCGCACCCCCGGCGCCGCGCGGTCACCGCGCCAAGGGGCGGGGCACGTCGGGGAAGGTGCTGCACGCCGCGCTCGCCGCGGCGGTGCGGCGGGCCGGCGTGCGGGTGCTGACCCAGACGCGGGCGCGGGAGCTCGTCGTCGACGCCGACGGCCGGGTGTGCGCCGTGGACTGCGAACGGCTCACCGGTCCCGCTGCCCGTGCGCACCGGGTGATCGGCGAGGTGGCGGCCAAACCGGGCCTGTACGTGCCGAAGCTGGCCCGGGTCCTGCACCGGCAGGTGGAACGCCTCGAACGCCGCGCGGAACCACTGCGCGTCCACGCCGACCGCGCGGTGGTCATCGCCGCCGGGGGGTTCATCGCCAACCGGCAGATGCTCCGGGAGCACGCACCGGCCTACCGCGGCGGGCTGCCGCTGGGCACCCAGGGCGACGACGGCAGCGGCATCCGGCTGGGGCAGGCCGTCGGCGGTGCGACGGCGAAGCTGGACCGGGTGTCGGCGTGGCGGTTCATCACCCCGCCCAGCGCGCTGCTGTCCGGACTGGTGGTGGGACCCAGCGGGACGCGCATCGGTGACGAGTCCCGCTACGGAGCGGCGCTCGGCCAGGAGGTCGTGGAGGAGCACGGCCGGCGCGCCTGGCTGCTCATCGACCAGCGGGTGCGCCGCGCCGCCCGGAGCCAGCTCCGCAGCCAGACCGTGTGGTTCCAGCGGTTGCAGGCGGAGTACCTGCTCGCCACCGCGGCCACCGGGGACACGCTCGAGGCCGTGGCGGGGAAGGCGGGCATCGACCCGCGCGCGCTCGCGGACGCGGTGGAGCGGCACAACCGGGCGGCGCGGTCCGGCGAGCCCGACCCGGCGGGCAAGCCCGCGGAGTTCGTGCAGGTCCTGGACCAGCCGCCGTACGCGCTGCTGGACCTGTCGGTGCGCCCCACCGTGGCCTACCCGTGCCCGATGCTCACCCTCGGCGGGCTGCGGGTCGACGAGGACACCGGGCAGGTGCTCGACGTGCGCGGCGATCCGGTGCCGGGCCTGTTCGCGGCCGGGCGCTCGGCGGTGGGGATCTGCTCGAACTCCTACGTCAGCGGGCTCTCGCTGGCCGACTGCGTCTTCTCCGGCCGCCGCGCCGGACTCCACTCGGTGAAGGAGCTGACCGATGCTGACCGTTGA
- a CDS encoding 2-keto-4-pentenoate hydratase, with the protein MLTVEARAELAQRLWDAEVDRAPIPPLVETHPQLDAADAYQIQLINVQRRDEPVVGHKVGLTSPVMQQMMGVDEPDYGHLLASMRLSEDVPVPVSRYCVPRVEVEVGFLLGADLPTGCTEADVLAGTEALVPAIELIDSRIVDWRISLVDTIADNASSAGFVLGSARIDPGDVDLRAIDATLLRNGEPVERGRSDAVLGNPATAVAWLARTVAAYGVQLRAGNVVLPGSCTRAVDVAPGEQFRADFQCAGADLGSVSLEFRS; encoded by the coding sequence ATGCTGACCGTTGAGGCACGCGCCGAGCTCGCCCAGCGGCTCTGGGACGCCGAGGTCGACCGCGCCCCGATCCCGCCGCTGGTGGAGACCCACCCGCAGCTCGACGCCGCGGACGCCTACCAGATCCAGCTGATCAACGTGCAGCGCCGCGACGAACCCGTGGTGGGGCACAAGGTCGGCCTGACCTCCCCGGTCATGCAGCAGATGATGGGCGTCGACGAGCCCGACTACGGCCACCTGCTGGCGAGCATGCGGCTGTCCGAGGACGTACCGGTGCCCGTCAGCCGCTACTGCGTGCCGCGCGTGGAGGTGGAGGTCGGGTTCCTGCTCGGGGCGGACCTGCCGACCGGGTGCACCGAGGCCGACGTGCTGGCCGGCACCGAGGCGCTGGTGCCGGCGATCGAGCTCATCGACAGCCGGATCGTCGACTGGCGGATCAGCCTGGTCGACACCATCGCCGACAACGCCTCGTCCGCGGGGTTCGTGCTCGGCTCCGCGCGCATCGACCCCGGCGACGTCGACCTCCGCGCGATCGACGCGACCCTGCTGCGCAACGGGGAACCGGTGGAGCGCGGCCGGTCCGACGCGGTGCTGGGCAACCCGGCGACGGCGGTCGCCTGGCTGGCCCGCACGGTCGCCGCCTACGGGGTCCAGCTCCGCGCGGGCAACGTGGTGCTCCCCGGCTCCTGCACCAGGGCGGTCGACGTCGCCCCGGGCGAGCAGTTCCGGGCCGACTTCCAGTGCGCCGGGGCCGACCTCGGCTCGGTGTCCCTGGAGTTCCGGTCATGA